The following proteins are encoded in a genomic region of Actinomadura sp. NAK00032:
- a CDS encoding NADH:flavin oxidoreductase: MTTPDVFAPAKLGPLELRNRVIKAATFEGVTKDALAGDELIEFHRRHAAGGVGMSTVAYCAVAPEGRTERDQIWMRREALPGLRRLTDAVHAEGAAVSAQIGHAGPVANGKSNGLPSLGPSRAFNPQSLRMTRAATRDDIERVTKAHAGAALLAIEAGFDAVEIHFGHNYLASSFLSPKINKRTDEYGGSLANRAKVVRGIARAVRDAVGDRIAVLAKLNMDDGVPGGFWLDESLQVAQWLEQDGGLDALELTAGSSLLNPMYLFRGDAPVREFAAAMPQPVRLGVQLVGGKFIRSYPYEEAYLLESARQFRAALKMPLVLLGGVTRRETMDLAMAEGFQFVAMARALLREPDLLNRMQAEPATRSLCIHCNKCMPTIFSGTHCVLA, encoded by the coding sequence ATGACCACTCCGGACGTCTTCGCACCCGCCAAGCTCGGCCCCCTCGAACTGCGCAACCGCGTCATCAAGGCCGCCACCTTCGAGGGCGTGACCAAGGACGCGCTGGCCGGCGACGAGCTGATCGAGTTCCACCGCCGCCACGCCGCCGGCGGCGTCGGCATGTCCACGGTCGCCTACTGCGCCGTGGCGCCCGAGGGCCGTACCGAGCGCGACCAGATCTGGATGCGGCGCGAGGCGCTGCCCGGGCTGCGCCGCCTCACCGACGCCGTGCACGCCGAGGGCGCCGCGGTCTCGGCGCAGATCGGGCACGCGGGCCCGGTCGCCAACGGCAAGTCCAACGGGCTGCCCTCGCTCGGCCCGTCCCGCGCCTTCAACCCGCAGTCGCTGCGGATGACCCGCGCGGCGACCCGGGACGACATCGAGCGGGTCACCAAGGCGCACGCCGGTGCGGCGCTGCTGGCGATCGAGGCCGGGTTCGACGCCGTGGAGATCCACTTCGGCCACAACTACCTGGCCAGCTCGTTCCTCAGCCCGAAGATCAACAAGCGCACCGACGAGTACGGCGGCTCGCTGGCCAACCGCGCCAAGGTCGTGCGCGGCATCGCCCGCGCCGTCCGCGACGCGGTGGGGGACCGCATCGCGGTCCTGGCCAAGCTGAACATGGACGACGGCGTCCCCGGCGGCTTCTGGCTGGACGAGAGCCTCCAGGTGGCGCAGTGGCTGGAGCAGGACGGCGGCCTGGACGCCCTGGAGCTGACCGCCGGCAGCTCCCTGCTCAACCCGATGTACCTGTTCCGGGGCGACGCGCCGGTGCGGGAGTTCGCCGCCGCCATGCCCCAGCCGGTGAGGCTGGGCGTCCAGCTGGTGGGCGGGAAGTTCATCCGCAGCTACCCCTACGAGGAGGCGTACCTGCTGGAGAGCGCCCGCCAGTTCCGCGCCGCGCTGAAGATGCCGCTGGTCCTGCTGGGCGGCGTCACCCGGCGCGAGACCATGGACCTGGCGATGGCCGAGGGCTTCCAGTTCGTCGCGATGGCCCGCGCCCTGCTGCGCGAGCCCGACCTGCTCAACCGCATGCAGGCCGAGCCGGCCACCCGCTCCCTGTGCATCCACTGCAACAAGTGCATGCCGACCATCTTCAGCGGCACCCACTGCGTGCTGGCCTGA
- a CDS encoding TetR/AcrR family transcriptional regulator, translating into MPDESASTRERLLSAAERLFAGKDPDQVSLRLINAEAGLNPAAVHYHFGSREGLVTALLERELIPLWADRLAPVVEASERPDAGPLPIAGLVAAIVEPFEELIRTEKGRMLCRLLARTALPDGRLPVSSPWFSPAPFEVMLSRAMPELPVREISERWRLAFTLLLEIYGRAAADGRSPVRPEALVSFLTAGLTAPARG; encoded by the coding sequence ATGCCCGACGAGAGCGCGTCGACCCGGGAACGCCTGCTGTCCGCGGCCGAGCGGCTCTTCGCCGGCAAGGACCCCGACCAGGTCTCCCTCCGCCTGATCAACGCCGAGGCGGGCCTGAACCCCGCAGCGGTGCACTACCACTTCGGCTCGCGGGAGGGGCTCGTCACGGCCCTGCTGGAGCGCGAGCTGATCCCGCTCTGGGCCGACCGCCTGGCACCGGTCGTCGAGGCCTCGGAGCGGCCCGACGCGGGGCCGCTCCCGATCGCCGGCCTCGTCGCGGCGATCGTCGAGCCGTTCGAGGAGCTGATCCGCACCGAGAAGGGCCGGATGCTGTGCCGCCTGCTGGCCCGCACCGCCCTCCCCGACGGGCGACTGCCGGTGTCCTCCCCCTGGTTCAGCCCGGCCCCCTTCGAGGTCATGCTCTCCCGCGCCATGCCCGAACTGCCCGTCCGCGAGATCTCCGAGCGCTGGCGCCTTGCCTTCACCCTGCTGCTGGAGATCTACGGCCGCGCCGCCGCCGACGGCCGGTCCCCCGTCCGCCCGGAGGCCCTCGTCTCCTTCCTCACCGCAGGGCTGACCGCCCCCGCCCGCGGCTGA
- a CDS encoding sensor histidine kinase gives MDSASPVAAARWARVVAVGVSCGFAFGGYVGIINAEHDGKPVAAALLTALVLLHLRNCIRWSDDDRARGRQSMLGVQAVLTAAGMVWYASTWYGNSGFLAAAFLLLVRRRWAAWGGFALVIAAQFAAALPVRPTVAEAAYLAVGHAAFVGIALYGVARLADLITDMRRTRDALALAQVSRERLVFARQLNERVGVSLERVVRDGDAADPPAVRRRLDVARAALNETRSVAHGYGREHLAGPPVADDLTATAAAVLGAATICLMIVPTELRQFLRVDLSALETAVFCTALAAFVLLFLRACAPTRRPPWTLVVFVPALGPLLLFDLSVWHVVLFLPGLVLVVVRGWARWVVAVPLICLDPLLVIWDAQLGDPTPLGMAYEIVWSGERALLVCGLVRMGELALRVKEARAELARAAVARERLRFATDLHDLLGLGLSVVVLKSELALRLLDRDPDRARAELSEGLAAARRALADMEDVVAGRGEIALVAEAESTRAALTAAGIEVSGTLQPVPLPAETDALLATVLREGVTNVLRHSDADRCELTVEPVAEHVRLRLVNDGVADRVGAPGVGLRNLARRVRELGGTLTAGGDGDGFRLVVEVPLQPALIGRDADRVDAVPGVELQDGRRQVVADGAPAQ, from the coding sequence ATGGATTCCGCGTCTCCGGTGGCGGCCGCTCGCTGGGCCCGCGTGGTCGCGGTCGGGGTGAGCTGCGGTTTCGCCTTCGGCGGCTACGTCGGGATCATCAACGCCGAGCACGATGGCAAGCCGGTGGCGGCCGCCCTGCTCACCGCGCTGGTGCTCCTGCACCTGCGCAACTGCATCCGCTGGTCGGACGACGACCGGGCGCGGGGCCGGCAGTCGATGCTGGGAGTCCAGGCGGTCCTCACCGCCGCGGGCATGGTCTGGTACGCCTCCACCTGGTACGGCAACTCCGGGTTCCTGGCGGCGGCGTTCCTGCTGCTCGTCCGCCGGCGGTGGGCGGCGTGGGGCGGCTTCGCGCTGGTGATCGCCGCGCAGTTCGCCGCCGCGCTGCCGGTGCGGCCGACGGTCGCCGAGGCGGCCTACCTCGCGGTCGGGCACGCGGCCTTCGTCGGCATCGCGCTGTACGGGGTCGCCCGGCTCGCCGACCTGATCACCGACATGCGGCGGACCAGGGACGCGCTCGCGCTGGCCCAGGTCTCGCGCGAGCGGCTGGTCTTCGCGCGGCAGCTCAACGAACGCGTGGGCGTGAGCCTCGAACGGGTCGTCCGGGACGGGGACGCGGCGGACCCGCCGGCGGTGAGGCGGCGGCTCGACGTGGCGCGGGCGGCGCTGAACGAGACGCGGTCGGTGGCGCACGGGTACGGGCGCGAGCACCTCGCCGGCCCACCCGTCGCGGACGACCTGACGGCCACCGCGGCGGCGGTCCTCGGCGCGGCGACCATCTGCCTCATGATCGTGCCCACCGAGCTGCGGCAGTTCCTCCGCGTCGACCTGAGCGCCCTCGAAACGGCGGTGTTCTGCACGGCGCTCGCCGCGTTCGTCCTGCTGTTCCTGCGCGCCTGCGCCCCCACGCGCCGTCCGCCGTGGACGCTGGTCGTCTTCGTCCCCGCCCTGGGCCCGCTGCTCCTGTTCGACCTGTCGGTGTGGCACGTGGTCCTCTTCCTGCCGGGCCTCGTGCTGGTCGTGGTGCGCGGGTGGGCGCGCTGGGTCGTGGCGGTCCCGCTGATCTGCCTGGACCCGCTGCTGGTGATCTGGGACGCGCAGCTCGGCGACCCGACGCCGCTGGGCATGGCCTACGAGATCGTGTGGTCCGGCGAGCGGGCGCTGCTGGTGTGCGGGCTGGTCCGGATGGGCGAGCTGGCCCTGCGGGTCAAGGAGGCGCGGGCGGAACTGGCCCGGGCGGCGGTGGCCCGCGAGCGGCTCCGGTTCGCGACCGACCTGCACGATCTGCTCGGACTCGGGCTGTCGGTGGTCGTCCTCAAGAGCGAGCTGGCACTGCGGCTGCTGGACAGGGATCCCGACCGGGCCCGCGCCGAGCTGTCGGAGGGCCTGGCGGCGGCCCGCCGGGCCCTGGCGGACATGGAGGACGTCGTGGCCGGGCGCGGTGAGATCGCGCTCGTGGCGGAGGCCGAGTCGACGCGCGCGGCGCTCACGGCCGCGGGGATCGAGGTGTCCGGGACGCTCCAGCCGGTGCCGCTGCCGGCGGAGACCGACGCGCTCCTCGCCACCGTCCTGCGCGAAGGGGTCACCAACGTGCTGCGGCACAGCGACGCCGACCGGTGCGAGCTGACCGTCGAGCCGGTCGCGGAGCACGTCCGGTTGCGCCTGGTCAACGACGGTGTCGCCGACCGCGTCGGCGCGCCGGGCGTGGGGCTGCGGAACCTGGCGCGCAGGGTGCGGGAGCTGGGCGGGACGCTGACCGCCGGCGGGGACGGGGACGGCTTCCGGCTCGTGGTGGAGGTGCCGCTACAGCCAGCCCTGATCGGTCGCGATGCGGATCGCGTCGATGCGGTTCCTGGCGTCGAGCTTCAGGACGGCCGACGACAGGTAGTTGCGGACGGTGCCCCGGCTCAGTGA
- a CDS encoding DNA-binding response regulator, producing the protein MIRVMVAEDVRILRETLTTVLGLEDDIEVVAMVERGDEIVDTAVRTRPDVAVLDIDLPGMDGLDAAAELRVKLPACRTVVLTGLGKPGYLRRGLAAGISAFLLKHAPADDLIDAIRKAVAGERVVDPQLALAELERSDSPLTAREADVLRLSATGAEAGDIARSLSLSRGTVRNYLSSAVLKLDARNRIDAIRIATDQGWL; encoded by the coding sequence ATGATCCGTGTGATGGTCGCCGAGGACGTCCGGATCCTGCGGGAGACGCTGACGACCGTCCTCGGGCTCGAGGACGACATCGAGGTGGTGGCCATGGTCGAGCGCGGCGACGAGATCGTCGACACGGCCGTCCGGACCCGCCCCGACGTGGCCGTGCTCGACATCGACCTGCCCGGCATGGACGGCCTGGACGCCGCCGCCGAACTCCGCGTGAAGCTCCCGGCCTGCCGGACGGTCGTCCTGACGGGCCTGGGCAAACCGGGATACCTGCGCCGGGGGCTGGCCGCGGGGATCTCGGCGTTCCTGCTCAAGCACGCCCCGGCCGACGACCTCATCGACGCGATCCGCAAGGCCGTCGCGGGGGAGCGGGTCGTCGATCCCCAGCTGGCCCTCGCCGAGCTCGAACGGTCGGACAGCCCGCTCACCGCGCGGGAGGCCGACGTGCTCCGGCTGTCGGCGACCGGTGCGGAGGCCGGCGACATCGCCCGGTCGCTCTCACTGAGCCGGGGCACCGTCCGCAACTACCTGTCGTCGGCCGTCCTGAAGCTCGACGCCAGGAACCGCATCGACGCGATCCGCATCGCGACCGATCAGGGCTGGCTGTAG
- a CDS encoding dihydrofolate reductase family protein has translation MRKLIASTYATLDGFIDNPHEWSLQYSEEKAQAYAFTMAENADALLLGRVTYEGMAQAWPNMGGNPYADHVNSIDKYVVASQPVDTSAWNPTTVIDGGNLTGAVTELKKREGGDILVWGNGRLTDALAAAGLLDEYKIWLYPVIKGSGEPLFRPESAGTVELADSLTFPSGVAVLTYRPLTP, from the coding sequence ATGCGAAAGCTCATCGCCTCGACGTACGCCACTCTCGACGGATTCATCGACAATCCGCACGAATGGTCGCTGCAGTACTCCGAGGAGAAGGCCCAGGCCTACGCCTTCACCATGGCCGAGAACGCCGACGCGCTCCTGCTCGGCCGCGTCACCTACGAGGGAATGGCGCAGGCGTGGCCGAACATGGGCGGCAACCCCTACGCCGACCACGTCAACTCCATCGACAAGTACGTCGTCGCCTCCCAGCCGGTGGACACCTCCGCCTGGAACCCCACCACGGTCATCGACGGCGGCAACCTCACCGGCGCGGTGACCGAACTCAAGAAGCGGGAGGGCGGCGACATCCTCGTCTGGGGCAACGGCCGCCTGACCGACGCCCTCGCCGCCGCCGGGCTGCTGGACGAGTACAAGATCTGGCTCTACCCGGTCATCAAGGGCTCCGGCGAGCCGCTGTTCCGCCCGGAGAGCGCCGGAACGGTCGAGCTGGCCGACTCCCTCACCTTCCCGAGCGGGGTCGCCGTCCTCACCTACCGCCCCCTCACGCCCTGA
- the ligA gene encoding NAD-dependent DNA ligase LigA: MDVEERIAELAAEVKRLNDLYYGAGDSPLPDADYDALKDELAALVAEHPELEPADSPLGRVNAPAELAGPTVRHARPMLSLAKATGEEQIRAFCERFGGQVFRVSEKLDGLSLSVVYTGGRLDYVATRGTGAVGELVTAKVRHVIPGLPPEIEEPGRVEVRGEAVMLRSVWAAYNEAHPDKTLTNPRSGAAGTLVLKDPEAAVQAKRVLRFYAFGADRDGAAIGLPAGFEPVAQYVCADAAAVMEAIHAIGGRRDGLDYDIDGAVVRLHEPSAFDAAGFNSAEPRGAIAFKYPPEEKLTTLLSVEWPVGKIGRVPPRAKVAPVFVGGVTVENVTLHNPRLIRERDLRIGDTVAVVRRGDVIPFAGRSLPERRDGSEVEIVPPAHCPSCGSELEVRGAGEERWCVNLQCPAQAMRRLMHWASRQAADMEGVGDTWIEKLAEEGVLTRRSDFYDLTAGQLLDYERMGEVSARNMVDSIAASKDVGLRRALIGLAIPMASEGTAKRLCLAGYERIEDVAAATVEDLVAIRDIGPAVAESVVAFFARPEVLAEIAALRERGVNLDVLPEDRPVDAAAAGDSPLKGRAVVITGAFTDPRSGAKISRPDVTRLVEQAAAKAVSSVSAGTDYLLAGDNVGAAKTGKAEKLGVTIVPQDELWRWLAEAGVI; the protein is encoded by the coding sequence GTGGACGTCGAGGAGCGCATCGCTGAGCTGGCCGCCGAGGTCAAGCGGCTGAACGACCTGTACTACGGCGCCGGTGACAGCCCGTTGCCGGACGCCGACTACGACGCGTTGAAGGACGAGCTGGCGGCGCTCGTCGCCGAGCATCCCGAGCTGGAGCCGGCCGACAGCCCGCTCGGCAGGGTCAACGCGCCCGCGGAGCTCGCCGGGCCGACCGTGCGGCACGCGCGTCCGATGCTCTCGCTGGCGAAGGCGACCGGCGAGGAGCAGATCCGCGCATTCTGCGAGCGCTTCGGCGGCCAGGTGTTCCGGGTGTCGGAGAAGCTCGACGGGCTCTCGCTCAGCGTCGTCTACACCGGCGGGAGGCTCGACTACGTCGCCACGCGCGGCACCGGCGCGGTCGGCGAGCTGGTGACCGCGAAGGTGCGGCACGTGATCCCGGGCCTGCCGCCGGAGATCGAGGAGCCGGGGCGCGTCGAGGTCCGCGGCGAGGCCGTCATGCTGCGGTCGGTATGGGCCGCCTACAACGAGGCCCACCCGGACAAGACGCTGACCAACCCCCGGTCCGGCGCCGCCGGGACGCTGGTGCTGAAAGACCCCGAGGCGGCGGTCCAGGCGAAGCGGGTGCTGCGCTTCTACGCGTTCGGAGCCGACCGCGACGGCGCCGCGATCGGCCTCCCGGCGGGCTTCGAGCCGGTCGCCCAGTACGTGTGCGCGGACGCCGCCGCGGTGATGGAGGCGATCCACGCGATCGGCGGCCGCCGCGACGGGCTGGACTACGACATCGACGGCGCGGTCGTGCGGCTGCACGAGCCGTCGGCGTTCGACGCGGCGGGCTTCAACAGCGCCGAGCCGCGCGGCGCGATCGCGTTCAAGTACCCGCCGGAAGAGAAGCTCACGACGCTGCTGTCGGTCGAGTGGCCGGTCGGCAAGATCGGCCGCGTCCCGCCGCGCGCGAAGGTCGCGCCGGTGTTCGTCGGCGGCGTCACGGTGGAGAACGTCACCCTGCACAACCCGCGCCTGATCCGCGAGCGCGACCTGCGCATCGGCGACACGGTCGCGGTCGTGCGGCGCGGCGACGTGATCCCGTTCGCGGGCCGCTCGCTGCCGGAGCGGCGCGACGGGAGCGAGGTCGAGATCGTCCCGCCGGCGCACTGCCCGTCGTGCGGCTCCGAACTGGAGGTCCGCGGCGCCGGGGAGGAGCGCTGGTGCGTGAACCTGCAGTGCCCGGCCCAGGCGATGCGGCGGCTGATGCACTGGGCCTCGCGCCAGGCGGCCGACATGGAGGGCGTCGGCGACACCTGGATCGAGAAGCTCGCCGAGGAGGGCGTGCTCACACGCCGCAGCGACTTCTACGACCTGACGGCCGGGCAGCTGCTCGACTACGAGCGGATGGGCGAGGTCAGCGCGCGGAACATGGTCGACTCGATCGCGGCGTCCAAGGACGTCGGGCTGCGCCGGGCGCTGATCGGGCTGGCGATCCCGATGGCGTCCGAGGGCACGGCCAAGCGGCTGTGCCTGGCCGGCTACGAGCGCATCGAGGACGTCGCGGCGGCCACCGTGGAGGATCTGGTGGCGATCCGCGACATCGGCCCGGCGGTCGCCGAGAGCGTCGTCGCCTTCTTCGCCCGCCCCGAGGTGCTGGCGGAGATCGCGGCGCTGCGCGAGCGCGGCGTGAACCTCGACGTGCTGCCCGAGGACCGGCCGGTCGACGCGGCGGCCGCGGGCGACTCGCCGCTCAAGGGCAGGGCCGTCGTGATCACCGGCGCGTTCACCGACCCGCGCTCGGGCGCGAAGATCAGCAGGCCGGACGTCACCCGCCTGGTCGAGCAGGCGGCGGCGAAGGCCGTCTCGTCGGTCTCGGCCGGCACCGACTACCTGCTTGCCGGCGACAACGTCGGCGCCGCCAAGACCGGCAAGGCCGAGAAGCTCGGCGTCACGATCGTCCCCCAGGACGAGCTGTGGCGCTGGCTGGCCGAAGCCGGCGTCATCTGA
- a CDS encoding SDR family NAD(P)-dependent oxidoreductase has product MTSLSLQGKSAIVTGGASGIGGAITKLFVARGARVVAVDLQQEAGEALARELGDAVVFLRGDVSDRAVADRAVATAAERFGKLDTLVNNASASRQKPFEEQTDDDWDLAMDTGLYATRNFMLAALPELRRTGNASVINFGSGAGLDGQRNQASYAAAKEAIRGLSRVVANEWAPLNIRVNVVCPMALTAGVAAWAEARPEQYAQSAAKVPLGRFGDPDRDVAPIIAFLASDDAQYMTGQTVMADGGAIKLR; this is encoded by the coding sequence ATGACCTCTCTCAGCCTGCAAGGAAAGTCGGCCATCGTCACCGGAGGCGCCAGCGGCATCGGCGGCGCCATCACGAAGCTCTTCGTCGCACGCGGCGCGCGGGTCGTCGCCGTCGACCTCCAGCAGGAGGCCGGGGAGGCGCTCGCCCGCGAGCTGGGCGACGCCGTCGTCTTCCTGCGCGGCGACGTCTCCGACCGCGCCGTCGCCGACCGCGCCGTCGCGACGGCCGCCGAGCGCTTCGGGAAGCTCGACACGCTGGTGAACAATGCCAGCGCGTCGCGCCAGAAGCCGTTCGAGGAGCAGACGGACGACGACTGGGACCTCGCGATGGACACCGGCCTCTACGCCACCCGCAACTTCATGCTCGCGGCCCTGCCGGAGCTGCGGAGGACCGGCAACGCCTCCGTGATCAACTTCGGCTCCGGCGCCGGGCTCGACGGCCAGCGCAACCAGGCCTCCTACGCGGCGGCGAAGGAGGCCATCCGCGGCCTGAGCCGGGTGGTGGCCAACGAATGGGCACCGCTCAACATCCGCGTCAACGTGGTCTGCCCGATGGCGCTGACGGCCGGCGTGGCGGCGTGGGCCGAGGCGCGCCCCGAACAGTACGCGCAGTCCGCCGCCAAGGTGCCCCTGGGCCGCTTCGGCGATCCCGACCGCGATGTCGCGCCCATCATCGCCTTCCTCGCCAGTGACGACGCCCAGTACATGACCGGCCAGACCGTCATGGCCGACGGCGGCGCGATCAAGCTGCGCTGA
- the lexA gene encoding transcriptional repressor LexA, translated as MTAYRDPDVFGDLDASALPPRQQRILAMIRDWAVRYGYAPSTRQIGDAVGLRSTSSVSRHLASLEDKGFLRRGTAVSRPIDVRVFLGERPAGGSSDGPVAVPLVGHIAAGTPISAEEHADGALLLPREITGRGTVFGLRVRGDSMIDAAIRDGDIVVVRQQQEAHSGQIVAAMIDGEATVKVYRRRNGHVLLEPRNPAYDVIDGDEAAVLGIVVSVVRSL; from the coding sequence GTGACCGCCTACCGTGATCCCGACGTGTTCGGAGACCTGGACGCCTCCGCCCTCCCGCCGCGCCAGCAGCGGATACTGGCCATGATCCGCGACTGGGCGGTCCGGTACGGGTACGCGCCGAGCACGCGCCAGATCGGGGACGCCGTGGGCCTGCGGTCGACCTCGTCGGTGTCGCGCCACCTGGCGAGCCTGGAGGACAAGGGGTTCCTGCGGCGCGGCACGGCGGTGTCGCGCCCGATCGACGTGCGCGTGTTCCTCGGGGAGCGTCCGGCGGGAGGGTCCTCGGACGGCCCGGTGGCCGTCCCGCTGGTGGGGCACATCGCCGCCGGCACGCCCATCTCCGCCGAGGAGCACGCCGACGGCGCACTGCTGCTGCCCCGCGAGATCACCGGGCGCGGCACCGTCTTCGGCCTGCGCGTCCGCGGTGACTCGATGATCGACGCCGCGATCCGCGACGGCGACATCGTCGTGGTCCGGCAGCAGCAGGAGGCCCACTCCGGGCAGATCGTCGCGGCCATGATCGACGGCGAGGCCACCGTGAAGGTGTACCGCCGCCGGAACGGCCACGTCCTCCTCGAACCGCGCAATCCCGCCTACGATGTCATCGACGGCGACGAGGCGGCCGTGCTCGGCATCGTCGTCTCGGTGGTCCGCAGCCTCTGA
- a CDS encoding enoyl-CoA hydratase/isomerase family protein codes for MTEETEILLVEDADRVRTITLNRPAALNAFNEALYDALTEALHAAAEDPAVAVVLLTGGGRAFSSGTDLVEMAQRVTDPDFTPGKHGFIGLIDALAEFDKPLVLAINGLGLGIGLTVIGFADLVLMSEDARLKTPFTSLGVAPEAASSYLLPRLVGRQNAAWILLSAEWISAAEAKEMGLVWRVCAPAGLMAEARRVAVTLAGRPVSSLREVKRDMTAPLREEIQRARERENDGFARLMGGPANAEALAAFAEGRDPDFTSLPPGW; via the coding sequence GTGACCGAGGAGACCGAGATCCTGCTCGTCGAGGACGCCGACCGCGTCCGGACGATCACGCTGAACCGGCCCGCCGCGCTCAACGCGTTCAACGAGGCCCTCTACGACGCGCTCACCGAAGCGCTCCACGCCGCGGCCGAGGACCCGGCGGTGGCCGTGGTGCTGCTGACCGGCGGCGGCCGCGCGTTCAGCTCCGGCACCGACCTGGTCGAGATGGCCCAGCGCGTCACCGACCCGGACTTCACGCCCGGGAAGCACGGCTTCATCGGCCTCATCGACGCGCTGGCCGAGTTCGACAAGCCGCTGGTGCTGGCGATCAACGGCCTGGGCCTCGGCATCGGGCTGACGGTCATCGGGTTCGCGGACCTGGTACTGATGTCCGAGGACGCGCGGCTGAAGACCCCGTTCACCAGCCTGGGCGTCGCGCCGGAGGCCGCGTCGAGCTACCTGCTGCCCCGCCTGGTCGGGCGCCAGAACGCCGCCTGGATCCTGCTGTCCGCGGAATGGATCTCGGCGGCCGAGGCCAAGGAGATGGGACTGGTCTGGCGGGTCTGCGCGCCCGCCGGCCTGATGGCGGAGGCGCGGCGGGTCGCGGTCACGCTGGCGGGCCGCCCGGTCTCCAGCCTGCGGGAGGTCAAACGCGATATGACCGCGCCGCTCCGCGAGGAGATCCAGCGGGCGCGGGAGCGGGAGAACGACGGGTTCGCGCGGCTCATGGGCGGTCCGGCGAACGCCGAGGCCCTGGCCGCGTTCGCCGAGGGCCGCGACCCCGACTTCACCTCGCTGCCACCGGGCTGGTGA
- a CDS encoding GMC family oxidoreductase: MVRADYVVVGAGSAGCAVARRLAESGASVAVLEAGGRDTARGVKNLLEIPGAVAVMLSTPQLKKLVDWGYKSVPQTAAWGRVIPQTRGKVLGGSSSVNGMLFVRGNRQNFDDWAADGATGWSYDDVLPYFKRLEDWEDGAGEVRGAGGPVRVRRQQNLTDASRSFIDAATGKLDVPFLDDYNGPEQEGVGVFQLSADGGVRYSAARAYLRTDPPDNLLVLTDARATRVVVSGGRATGVEVIGPDGDRHVVAADREVIVSAGVFDSPKLLQLSGIGPAALLQRHGIEVVADLPVGENLHDHLFVPVSFRMDSAQRRPTPAYFLRGLAQARLRRSGWASGSQFEATGFVRTSQAGAIPDLQLHALYWVYPFPNQDGDKPVRPPTSKPGLSVFPTLIYPESRGTVRIAGPDPELAPLIDPAYLSAGKDAEVLLEGMAMVREVMDGIGDNQGEIVPGPDYADPAELRRFLPNIVHSVYHPAGTCRIGSDERAVVDPKLRVLGVEGLRVADASVMPSVTGGNTNAPSIMIGERCADLVLGTEARR; this comes from the coding sequence GTGGTTCGGGCCGATTACGTCGTGGTGGGCGCGGGCAGCGCCGGATGCGCGGTGGCGCGCCGCCTCGCCGAGAGCGGGGCGAGCGTGGCGGTGCTGGAGGCCGGGGGGCGGGACACCGCGCGCGGGGTGAAGAACCTGCTGGAGATCCCCGGCGCGGTCGCGGTGATGCTGTCCACGCCGCAGCTGAAGAAGCTCGTCGACTGGGGCTACAAGTCGGTGCCGCAGACCGCGGCCTGGGGGCGGGTGATCCCGCAGACGCGCGGCAAGGTGCTCGGCGGGTCCAGTTCGGTCAACGGCATGCTGTTCGTGCGCGGCAACCGGCAGAACTTCGACGACTGGGCCGCCGACGGCGCCACCGGCTGGTCGTACGACGACGTGTTGCCGTACTTCAAGCGCCTTGAGGACTGGGAGGACGGCGCCGGCGAGGTGCGCGGGGCCGGCGGGCCAGTCAGGGTGCGGCGGCAGCAGAACCTCACCGACGCGTCCCGCAGCTTCATCGACGCCGCGACCGGCAAGCTCGACGTCCCGTTCCTGGACGACTACAACGGCCCCGAGCAGGAGGGCGTCGGCGTCTTCCAGCTCAGCGCGGACGGCGGCGTCCGCTACTCGGCCGCCCGCGCCTACCTGCGCACCGACCCGCCGGACAACCTGCTCGTCCTCACCGACGCCAGGGCGACCCGGGTCGTGGTCAGCGGCGGCCGGGCCACCGGCGTGGAGGTGATCGGGCCGGACGGGGACCGGCACGTGGTGGCGGCCGACCGGGAGGTGATCGTCTCGGCGGGCGTGTTCGACTCGCCCAAGCTGCTCCAGCTGTCGGGGATCGGCCCGGCGGCGCTCCTGCAGCGGCACGGCATCGAGGTGGTCGCGGACCTGCCGGTGGGCGAGAACCTGCACGACCACCTGTTCGTCCCGGTCTCCTTCCGGATGGACTCCGCGCAGCGGCGCCCGACGCCGGCCTACTTCCTGCGCGGTCTCGCCCAAGCGCGGCTGCGCCGCTCCGGCTGGGCGAGCGGCTCGCAGTTCGAGGCCACCGGGTTCGTCCGCACCTCGCAGGCCGGCGCGATCCCCGACCTGCAGCTGCACGCGCTGTACTGGGTCTACCCGTTCCCCAACCAGGACGGCGACAAGCCGGTGCGCCCGCCCACGAGCAAGCCGGGGTTGAGCGTGTTCCCGACGCTGATCTACCCCGAGAGCCGGGGCACGGTCCGGATCGCCGGGCCGGATCCGGAGCTGGCGCCGCTGATCGACCCGGCGTACCTGTCGGCGGGCAAGGACGCGGAGGTCCTGCTGGAGGGCATGGCGATGGTCCGCGAGGTGATGGACGGGATCGGCGACAACCAGGGCGAGATCGTGCCCGGGCCCGACTACGCCGACCCCGCCGAACTGCGCCGGTTCCTGCCCAACATCGTCCACTCGGTCTACCACCCGGCCGGCACCTGCCGGATCGGATCGGACGAGCGGGCCGTCGTCGACCCGAAGCTGCGGGTCCTGGGCGTGGAGGGCCTGCGGGTCGCCGACGCGTCGGTCATGCCGTCGGTCACCGGCGGCAACACCAACGCGCCGTCGATCATGATCGGCGAGCGCTGCGCGGACCTGGTCCTCGGAACGGAGGCCCGGCGGTGA